Genomic window (Tetrapisispora phaffii CBS 4417 chromosome 15, complete genome):
tcaacaCAGTAATTAGTTTCGGATATCAACTATTTTagtattttataatatattaactaaagtttatatattgtatactcaaaatattattaaaatataagaagatttaaataatttctcaaaatttaaattaattatattagttcattcattttattttaatattttatttcttttataattaatttttaatcaCTTTCCCGAAAATAGATTCTAGTTTTGGTTCGTTCATTATAGCACGCAGTAATTTTTGTCGCAAAGATTTTATTGTCATATGTTAATGTCGActgttatttattaaacGGCTTATAAAGTTACCatatataattcattatctaatcttcttcttcttcttgttcaTCATCATATAAACCCTCATCTAGATCACTAATAGGATATCTCAGAATACAAGCGACACCTGTCAATTGAGCTAATTCCTCACCAGTGGAGTGGAAGACACTAACTACTTGAACTGAACCTCCTGCATCTTCTATATCTTCAAttaactttatatatagCATACGCTTACTAACATCATCAGAACGTAATAATGAATCCgttattaataaaacatCAACAGCACCCAGTTCGGAGGCTTTCAAAACTTCTTTCTCTCCGTACCACGCCTTCATGTCATCGTCGTTCAGATGCAATAAGAACTCATCCATTATCATTGCTTGTTTTGAATACTTTGTGTCACTTAATTTGGATGAATAATTTGgattttttaatacttCTGATATACCTTGTAGATAACCAGTTGAACTATGAGCtactaaaaatatattttgattttctaCTATTGGGGTATAATCATCTTCTGCTGCATACTTAATGACCTTTTCTAGCAATGTCTTGGCATAAAATGCAGGCGAACATAGAATaactaaatttaatttattaaagtcaaaattctttttcatgGCTTCGTAAGTAGCtttgtaaaatttttcTGTCTTTTCATCAAACTTCATGGTATCAGTAtctcttttcttctttggtagagaatattcaattttttgtttcaataTAGTTGATGATTCAGTTAAAAGACAAACATGTGATACACCTTCTTGTAAAACCACAGCAGCAGTATCTGCTTTACCTTCGACATTACATGCCTCTTCAACAAGTTTTCTTTCATAGCTATTAAAATCATCTTTGATGATTGTTAATGACTGTTGATAGACGACATTGAAACTGAAATATTTTCCTATCGATACATTTTGGTTTGCCCTTCCAGTTTCATCAGGTACAGTAATACCTTTATATCTTAAAGATTCACTATGCATATCGAATTCATTAGAAATTATTTGTAACTTCAATTTCATGATTTcagaaattttttttcttccatCTTCTTTAGAGGATACCATTTTTCTACAGAAAACTTCATCATCGTTCTTAATAATTTGgtataaaatgaataaatctTCTTTGTCTTCTGGAAGCACTGTCAAGCTCACCTCTGTTGAGGTACCTGATGCTTCACttaaattgattaatttcatttttaattaactTAGATCTCTCTATTGCCAGTTTCTGACAAACAATCTTAGTTATAAATGTATAAAATACTAAAACCAAACTAccattttatttgtttaatttttgcattttttatattaaatatataatctGACATAATGGtatttcatcaaaaattttaatgcGAGAAAATATACTGACTCTAACGCATATAACATCataaaagtaaaataaaaatataattagtATTAGCATTAGAATTAATACATTACATTAACACAGAACACCCAATATTGAACAGTAATAGTCACTTCAGATATTGATCGTGAACTACTGCAATGATTTTcagtttttaaatttattgatattaatattgatattattctACTGAGTATAAACGCTAAGTATTatgaacaaataatataattatgtaATTTAAATGTGTATGCATTTATAATCGTAAACAATTGTCATTTTATCTGCATTGTGGCAACTTTTTGTCGtcttattttaaatttatgtTTCATATTCTATAGTTTCCAATTTAGTGtttgattattttgatgatttagaatattttttcttacCAATATCTAATGGAATGTAATTGTATTTCATCATATGTTGGATTTGTCTTCTCATTgttaaaaagaataataaaataaaatacatcAATAGAATTGGCCAGAAAACAGgtaaattgaaaatggaaaaaaatgacattaataatgatgCAGCTGTAGCTCTGGCAGCATTATAccaaaatttgaattcaggtaatcttctaataaatgGACGGAATTCTTCAGATCTTTCACCTGCTTCTAATTCCTTGTTAGCTTCATCTTGTTGCAAAGAAACATCAAACTTTGGAGTTAAGAATGCtaaaaattgatttaataaaaatataaataaaccATAGCAAACAACGTACCAACCTTGAGCTAAAACAACACGAGTCAAAAACAATAGTATAAAACCACTTAATGAAGCCCATCTTACTTTAACATGTGGAACTGTTTTGTCAATATAGAATCTATAAATAGTCTTTAAAGCATTAAATTTAGCCATTATTGGGTTGGTGCTTCCACCTTCATTCATATCACCTTCGTAATCCATGGTTTATGTCTATAAGTTTCCACGTTAATATTGCCTAATAACTAGTTAGCACCTATTTTTGTAGTGAAAAAGGTTGATGAATAGAAATAACTAGTATAAGTGTTTCTAGCCACTTTGAACTTAGAATATAGAAAGgtttatttgtatatatataattaaaagtatattaaaatttaattcaaatattattgcttttcttaattttctatttaatttttcgtGTTAAGATTTCaagttttatattatttctatcGAATAAATAAGTAGTTTGTTAACTATgtagattgaaatttgaaaaacaCTAAAACCTCATCTCACAAAACAAGTTAAATGTAATTTAgtgaaattttaatagaCTTAAAGTTAAGTTggatatattttaatattaattgcAATGTCTCTACATTGatatatacaataaaaGATAATTGTCTTTAGGAGTAAGGACAGGTATGGGAATATTAGcattatataattgaagGTCATCACCATAGTAGAATTCCGTTGAATATGTTCGTTACCTTATTTCAATCTATATCAAAGTTTATCTTTGTAATTGCAATATGGAATCAATGGAAGTATAATAGAAATCATAGATCAATATATGGAATATCATATGATCTTTTTGCAGCAACATTTTTCAGTCATCTTTGCTTAGTATGGTGCACcttaaattataaatattcatcttTATTGATAACTCAAGCAGTAAATAGGTTTCCTCTTTTCtataatacaaataatgaGACACCTGGAACAGGTAATATTCCAATATCCCTGTTGATATTATGCaatgatattttgaatattattggATCGATTTGGGTATTCAAACAACTTATTTTCTATAGAAAGACAAAGCATATTTACCAAGGAATTTCACCAATATTTATTTCCGTCGTATGTCTTTTCACAGTATTCAACTTTTTTACTTTGGTTTGCTCA
Coding sequences:
- the TPHA0O00280 gene encoding uncharacterized protein (similar to Saccharomyces cerevisiae DOM34 (YNL001W) and YCL001W-B; ancestral locus Anc_1.418), which translates into the protein MKLINLSEASGTSTEVSLTVLPEDKEDLFILYQIIKNDDEVFCRKMVSSKEDGRKKISEIMKLKLQIISNEFDMHSESLRYKGITVPDETGRANQNVSIGKYFSFNVVYQQSLTIIKDDFNSYERKLVEEACNVEGKADTAAVVLQEGVSHVCLLTESSTILKQKIEYSLPKKKRDTDTMKFDEKTEKFYKATYEAMKKNFDFNKLNLVILCSPAFYAKTLLEKVIKYAAEDDYTPIVENQNIFLVAHSSTGYLQGISEVLKNPNYSSKLSDTKYSKQAMIMDEFLLHLNDDDMKAWYGEKEVLKASELGAVDVLLITDSLLRSDDVSKRMLYIKLIEDIEDAGGSVQVVSVFHSTGEELAQLTGVACILRYPISDLDEGLYDDEQEEEED
- the RER1 gene encoding protein retrieval receptor (similar to Saccharomyces cerevisiae RER1 (YCL001W); ancestral locus Anc_1.417) → MNEGGSTNPIMAKFNALKTIYRFYIDKTVPHVKVRWASLSGFILLFLTRVVLAQGWYVVCYGLFIFLLNQFLAFLTPKFDVSLQQDEANKELEAGERSEEFRPFIRRLPEFKFWYNAARATAASLLMSFFSIFNLPVFWPILLMYFILLFFLTMRRQIQHMMKYNYIPLDIGKKKYSKSSK
- the TPHA0O00300 gene encoding uncharacterized protein (similar to Saccharomyces cerevisiae YCL002C; ancestral locus Anc_1.416), which translates into the protein MFVTLFQSISKFIFVIAIWNQWKYNRNHRSIYGISYDLFAATFFSHLCLVWCTLNYKYSSLLITQAVNRFPLFYNTNNETPGTGNIPISLLILCNDILNIIGSIWVFKQLIFYRKTKHIYQGISPIFISVVCLFTVFNFFTLVCSLSNLPNNSGKFGIFYLEHINYIWVIGNLLESFKILPQISLNWMGRSTSGLSSTFILMNLFSATLMLVTSIFDGNSTVSYFLRPYNYQPIFVTVFQFILAVILFIQEKYVYINSKPYLQKGKESSIV